The DNA sequence GCGCCGGGGCGGTGCCGGCGGCCGGGGTGGGGGTCGGTGTCGTCACAGTCCCAGCTCCTTCAGTACCGAGACCACGCGCTTGTCCTCGGCGTCCAGGAACGCGCCGAACTCCTCGCCGGTCAGGAAGGCGTCGTCCCAGCCGTTCCGCTTCATCGACTCGCGCCACTCGTCCGAGTCGTGCAGCGCCTCCACCAGGCGCACGAGCTTGTCGCGCTCGGCCTCGGTGAGGCCGGGCGGGGCGACGATGCCGCGCCAGTTGGTGAAGCTCACGTCGTAGCCGGCCTCCTGGAGCGTGGGTGCGTCGAGCCCGGCGACGCGCCGCGGGCCGGTCACCGCGAGCAGTCGCAGCTCGCCCGACTTGATCTGGTCGAGGTACTCGCCGACACCCGAGACGCCGAAGGCGACCTTGTTGCCGAGGATCGAGGCAAGCAGCTCGCCGCCGCCGTCGAAGGGGATGTAGTTGACCTGCTTCGGCGGGATCCCGGCGGCCTTCGCCATCAGCATCGGCGCGAGGTGGTCGGGCCCGCCGGGGGAGGACCCGCCGCCCACCGGGAGCTTGCCGGGGTTCTCCTTCCAGGCGCCGATCAGGTCGTCGATCGTCTTGTACGGGGAGTCCTTGCCGACCACCACGACGTCCTGCTCCTCGGTGAGCCGGGCGATCGGGGTGGTGTCGGCGAGGGTCTTGGGCGCGTCGTTGGAGCGGACGGCGCCGACCACGCCCAGGCCCATCGACATGGCGAGCTTGCCGTTGCCGTGCTCGCTCACCAGCCGGCTGAGGCCGACGGTGCCGCCGGCACCGGGCAGGTTGAACACCTCGACGGTGTGGGTGAGCCCGGCGTCCTCGGCGTTCTTCGCGGCCGTACGGGCCGTGATGTCGTAGCCGCCGCCGGGCGTGTTGGGAACCATGAAACGCAGGCCCGGGATCTGGGTGCCGCTCTCGGTGCCGCTGCCGGTCGTGAGCAGCGGGGGGCCCACGAGTACGAGCACGGCGGCCCCGAGCAGGGCGAGGGGTGTGCGCAGGCGCACGAATGCCACCACCTGTCGGTCGGTCGTCTGGGATCACGCCAAGCCCTGTGGGGGGAGGGTGACGCGGGCCACATGGTGCCCGCGTACCGCCCGGCTGTCGCCCTTGCGGAAGCAATGGAGGTTGTGTTCATTGCGTCAGCGCACCGCCTCCAGTGGCGTACGTCTCTTTCCCCGGCCGCAGGTGAGGGCCATGATGGCGGCTCCGGCAGTGCCGGGCCCGCCCGTGCGACGCCGTGTCGCGCGGCCGGGGCGGTCGGTCCGTCGGGTGGGCCGGCCGCGGCGGTCGGCCCGCGGGGCGACGGCCGGCCCGTCGCGGGGACGGGCGGCCGGCGCGCCGGACGGGCCGGGGCGGACGGTCCGCCCGCACGGCCGCCGGCCACCTCACCGAAGCGGTGGCGGAAGGAGCGGAAACCGATGACCGGCACGCGGGACGGGCGTCCCACGCCCGCCGACGACGGCACGATCGACGTGCTCGTGGTCGACGACGACTTCAGGGTGGCCCGGGTGCACCGCGCCTACGTCGAACGCCTCGACGTGTTCCGGGTCGTCGGCGTCGCCGGCACGGGCGAGCAGGCGATCGCCGCCGTGGACGAGCTGCGCCCCGATCTCGTGCTGCTCGACCTGTATCTGCCCGATCTCTTCGGCCTCGACGTCATCCCCCGGCTGCGCACCGCCGGGCACGACTGCGACGTGATGGTCATCAGCGCCGCCCGGGAGGCGGACGCGGTGCGCGGGGCCGTCCGGCACGGGGTCGTCGACTATCTGCTGAAG is a window from the Streptomyces capillispiralis genome containing:
- a CDS encoding Bug family tripartite tricarboxylate transporter substrate binding protein, which produces MRLRTPLALLGAAVLVLVGPPLLTTGSGTESGTQIPGLRFMVPNTPGGGYDITARTAAKNAEDAGLTHTVEVFNLPGAGGTVGLSRLVSEHGNGKLAMSMGLGVVGAVRSNDAPKTLADTTPIARLTEEQDVVVVGKDSPYKTIDDLIGAWKENPGKLPVGGGSSPGGPDHLAPMLMAKAAGIPPKQVNYIPFDGGGELLASILGNKVAFGVSGVGEYLDQIKSGELRLLAVTGPRRVAGLDAPTLQEAGYDVSFTNWRGIVAPPGLTEAERDKLVRLVEALHDSDEWRESMKRNGWDDAFLTGEEFGAFLDAEDKRVVSVLKELGL